One genomic region from Neoarius graeffei isolate fNeoGra1 chromosome 4, fNeoGra1.pri, whole genome shotgun sequence encodes:
- the her6 gene encoding hairy-related 6, which translates to MPADMMEKNSSSPVAATPASMNTVPDKPKTASEHRKSSKPIMEKRRRARINESLGQLKTLILDALKKDSSRHSKLEKADILEMTVKHLRNMQRAQMTAALNADPTVLGKYRAGFSECMNEVTRFLSTCEGVNAEVRTRLLGHLANCMTQLNAMNYPAQAHAGPAPPPPPPPTFGQPVVQIPGATHVPVPVSVPTCKSAQPSGASPSDAAKVYGGFQLVPATDGQFAFLIPSGAFTPGGPVIPVYASGAATPLPAAAASPREASLTSDSVWRPW; encoded by the exons ATGCCTGCTGATATGATGGAAAAGAACTCGTCTTCCCCGGTGGCTGCGACCCCGGCGAGCATGAACACCGTCCCGGACAAACCCAAAACAGCCTCCGAGCACAGAAAG TCCTCGAAACCCATCATGGAGAAAAGAAGACGAGCCAGGATCAACGAAAGCTTGGGTCAGCTCAAAACCCTCATCCTGGACGCACTGAAAAAAGAC AGCTCCAGACACTCCAAGCTGGAGAAGGCGGATATCCTGGAGATGACCGTGAAGCACCTCAGGAACATGCAGCGCGCGCAGATGACCG CTGCTCTGAACGCAGACCCTACCGTGCTCGGGAAGTACCGCGCGGGCTTCAGCGAGTGCATGAACGAGGTGACGCGTTTCTTGTCCACGTGCGAGGGCGTGAACGCGGAGGTGCGCACGCGGCTGCTCGGTCACCTGGCCAACTGCATGACCCAGCTGAACGCGATGAACTACCCGGCGCAGGCGCACGCCGGACCCGCGCctccgcctcctcctcctccgaccTTCGGCCAGCCGGTGGTGCAGATCCCCGGCGCGACGCACGTGCCCGTGCCTGTCTCGGTGCCCACGTGTAAGAGCGCACAACCATCTGGTGCGTCGCCGTCCGACGCCGCCAAGGTGTACGGCGGCTTCCAGCTCGTCCCGGCCACAGACGGACAGTTTGCCTTCTTGATCCCCAGCGGCGCGTTCACGCCCGGCGGCCCCGTGATCCCGGTGTATGCCAGCGGCGCGGCCACGCCCCTTCCAGCCGCCGCCGCGTCTCCGCGCGAGGCCTCGCTCACTTCAGACTCCGTCTGGAGGCCTTGgtag